A part of Terriglobus roseus genomic DNA contains:
- the dnaJ gene encoding molecular chaperone DnaJ, with product MAGATVKADYYEVLQVTRTATDQEIKTSYRKLAMQFHPDRNPGDKSAEDKFKECSEAYGILSDPQKRAAYDRYGHAGFGGAASQGGGFPGGFGGFGGDPQDLGDIFGDIFGEMFGGGGGGRRQSRAQRGRDLKYDLTMEFEEAVFGKEQEIKIRRQETCDDCGGTGSANGKQPVTCAQCRGAGQVRYQQGFFSVARPCPKCEGSGVNVTDPCQTCRGESRVSREHTINVKVPAGVEDGTRIRYQGEGEAGKLGGPAGDLYVELRVKAHKFFQRDGDDLHCVVPVSFPQAALGDELEIETLEGVAVLKVPEGTQSGKSFRIKGKGVPHLNSHGKGDLIVEVRVQTPAKLTKKQKELLKELSETMKTDNAPQSHSFMDRMKEMFS from the coding sequence TTGGCAGGAGCCACGGTGAAAGCTGACTATTACGAGGTATTGCAGGTCACAAGGACGGCAACGGATCAGGAGATTAAGACTTCCTATCGCAAGCTGGCCATGCAGTTCCACCCAGACCGCAACCCCGGCGATAAGTCGGCAGAAGACAAGTTCAAGGAATGTAGCGAAGCATACGGCATCCTGAGTGACCCGCAGAAGCGCGCGGCGTATGACCGTTATGGCCACGCTGGCTTTGGCGGCGCTGCATCGCAGGGTGGCGGATTCCCCGGAGGCTTTGGTGGCTTCGGTGGCGACCCGCAGGATCTTGGTGACATCTTTGGCGATATCTTTGGTGAGATGTTCGGCGGCGGTGGCGGTGGTCGTCGTCAATCGCGTGCGCAACGTGGTCGCGATCTGAAGTACGACCTGACCATGGAGTTTGAAGAAGCGGTCTTCGGCAAAGAGCAGGAGATTAAGATCAGGCGCCAGGAAACCTGCGATGACTGCGGTGGCACCGGATCCGCAAATGGAAAACAGCCCGTGACCTGTGCACAGTGCCGTGGTGCAGGGCAGGTGCGTTATCAGCAGGGCTTCTTCTCGGTAGCGCGTCCATGCCCCAAGTGCGAAGGCAGCGGCGTGAATGTAACCGACCCATGCCAGACCTGCCGTGGCGAAAGCCGTGTGAGCCGTGAGCACACGATCAATGTGAAGGTGCCTGCAGGCGTAGAAGATGGCACGCGCATTCGCTATCAGGGCGAAGGCGAAGCCGGAAAGCTCGGCGGGCCCGCAGGCGACTTATATGTGGAACTTCGAGTGAAGGCTCACAAGTTTTTCCAGCGTGATGGGGACGATCTGCATTGCGTAGTCCCGGTCAGCTTCCCGCAGGCAGCGCTGGGCGATGAACTTGAGATTGAAACGCTGGAAGGTGTTGCCGTGCTGAAGGTTCCGGAAGGAACGCAGAGCGGCAAGAGCTTCCGCATCAAGGGCAAGGGCGTTCCACATCTCAATAGCCATGGCAAGGGTGATTTGATCGTGGAAGTGCGAGTACAGACGCCGGCCAAGCTGACCAAGAAGCAGAAGGAACTGCTGAAAGAGCTCAGTGAAACCATGAAGACGGACAATGCACCGCAGTCGCACAGCTTCATGGATCGCATGAAGGAGATGTTTAGCTAA
- a CDS encoding RsmE family RNA methyltransferase encodes MTRRRWIADTWNKERTEAALTGDQAAHLARVLRAQPGQIFDVVADGFLHRAEVKSVGDDEVTFALHEEQEAEVALPVHLLLAVFKFDHLEWAIEKATELGAARITPVLARRTEKHLSQAATKRVERWRRIVREASQQSRRTDVPEVDDPVTLKLFLPTVDANLKLLLAETEEENTIRAALEAAPANGSIALAIGPEGGWTADEMQLFRDSGWQHVTLGPRILRAETAAIAGLAIAAALRN; translated from the coding sequence ATGACTCGCCGTCGATGGATTGCTGATACATGGAATAAAGAACGCACTGAAGCCGCACTCACCGGCGATCAAGCCGCGCACCTTGCGCGTGTTCTCCGAGCACAGCCCGGACAGATCTTTGATGTCGTGGCAGATGGTTTTTTACATCGCGCGGAAGTAAAGAGCGTTGGTGATGACGAAGTTACCTTCGCTCTTCATGAAGAGCAGGAAGCAGAGGTCGCCCTGCCCGTCCACCTGCTGCTTGCTGTCTTCAAGTTCGATCACCTGGAATGGGCAATTGAAAAGGCGACAGAACTTGGTGCGGCGCGCATCACTCCTGTGCTTGCACGACGCACGGAAAAGCATCTGTCCCAAGCTGCGACAAAACGTGTGGAGCGCTGGCGGCGAATCGTTCGTGAAGCATCGCAGCAGTCACGCCGTACCGATGTACCGGAAGTCGATGACCCCGTAACGCTGAAACTGTTTCTTCCGACAGTGGACGCTAATCTGAAACTGCTGTTGGCAGAGACAGAAGAAGAGAACACCATCCGCGCCGCTCTCGAAGCCGCTCCAGCAAACGGAAGCATCGCACTGGCGATCGGCCCCGAAGGCGGATGGACCGCCGATGAGATGCAACTCTTTCGCGATAGTGGATGGCAGCATGTGACGCTGGGGCCACGCATTCTGCGCGCAGAAACGGCAGCGATCGCGGGTCTCGCGATCGCTGCAGCATTGAGGAACTAG
- a CDS encoding L-serine ammonia-lyase: protein MTSLFELFKIGIGPSSSHTVAPMRAAQAFLRGLQRANVFDRVQRVQIDLYGSLALTGIGHGTDSAVLTGLAGEMPDTIEPELHKTILSEAAEGSLSFGGTRRIPFQRDRDLLFHRDQMYPEADVVTHPNGVRFSAFDEAGNKLADEVFYSIGGGFIVTAERFSASGAATPESSRDIPYNFRSAAQLLASAAAANITIAELVFANEVAIIDDRKIPRPRIDSTGDAATDVRNGVLALWAVMDDTIQRGILNEGTLPGGLQVRRRAPRLSARLQEKGSSDPLAPLDWVTVFAMAVNEENAAGGRVVTAPTNGAAGVVPAVARYYKDFIPGADEDGLMRYFLTAAAIGILYKENASISGAEVGCQGEVGVACSMAAGGLVAALNGTNAQVEHAAEIGMEHNLGMTCDPIGGLVQIPCIERNGMGAVKAVNAARMSMNELDEHKVSLDQVIRTMYQTGLDMQSRYKETSLAGLALNVIEC from the coding sequence GTGACTAGTCTCTTTGAACTTTTCAAGATCGGTATCGGCCCTTCCAGTTCGCATACTGTTGCTCCCATGCGTGCAGCCCAGGCATTTCTTCGTGGCTTGCAGCGAGCGAATGTCTTTGATCGCGTGCAACGTGTGCAGATTGATCTGTATGGTTCGTTGGCTTTGACCGGTATCGGGCACGGAACAGACTCCGCAGTATTGACTGGACTTGCAGGAGAGATGCCGGACACGATCGAACCGGAACTCCACAAAACTATTCTGAGTGAGGCTGCAGAGGGCAGCCTGTCGTTTGGAGGAACGAGGCGCATTCCATTTCAGCGCGACCGTGACCTGCTGTTTCACAGAGATCAGATGTATCCCGAGGCAGATGTAGTCACCCATCCCAACGGCGTACGTTTCAGCGCCTTTGATGAAGCCGGTAACAAACTTGCCGACGAAGTCTTCTATTCCATCGGAGGCGGCTTCATCGTGACGGCTGAACGCTTCTCTGCAAGCGGCGCTGCCACTCCTGAGTCATCACGCGATATCCCCTACAACTTTCGCAGTGCGGCGCAGCTGCTCGCATCAGCGGCAGCAGCGAACATCACCATTGCGGAACTGGTCTTCGCGAATGAAGTTGCGATAATCGACGACAGGAAAATTCCGCGGCCACGTATCGACAGCACCGGCGATGCCGCCACCGATGTACGTAATGGCGTGCTCGCTCTGTGGGCTGTGATGGACGACACCATTCAACGCGGCATTCTGAATGAAGGAACGCTACCCGGAGGTCTGCAGGTACGCCGACGTGCGCCACGCCTTTCCGCTCGTCTGCAAGAGAAAGGTTCATCCGATCCTCTGGCACCTCTGGATTGGGTCACCGTGTTCGCGATGGCTGTGAATGAAGAGAACGCTGCAGGTGGGCGCGTGGTAACTGCGCCGACTAATGGCGCCGCCGGTGTGGTGCCCGCGGTGGCTCGCTACTACAAGGACTTTATTCCCGGAGCAGATGAAGACGGACTGATGCGTTACTTCCTTACTGCGGCAGCCATCGGCATTTTGTACAAGGAGAATGCATCGATCTCTGGCGCTGAAGTGGGATGCCAAGGTGAGGTTGGTGTTGCGTGCAGCATGGCTGCGGGGGGACTTGTCGCTGCGCTCAACGGAACAAACGCGCAAGTTGAACACGCTGCCGAAATTGGGATGGAACACAACCTCGGCATGACGTGCGACCCCATCGGCGGACTTGTGCAAATCCCGTGCATAGAAAGAAACGGCATGGGTGCCGTGAAGGCAGTAAACGCCGCGCGCATGTCCATGAACGAACTCGACGAGCATAAAGTTTCGCTCGATCAGGTGATCCGAACCATGTATCAGACTGGACTCGATATGCAGTCGCGTTACAAAGAAACTTCTCTCGCCGGACTTGCATTGAATGTCATCGAGTGCTGA
- a CDS encoding HEAT repeat domain-containing protein has product MPRFYIPALLAFTLLSATQPLYAQSSSADGTVVGATNETRPQMLRDAAWTRLEDGVTGTKNTDTRIAAISALSLLGGQQRAEKLVGNCLHDPDIDVRLAAIVAAGELMKNGSANVFSNELRSELDDQDPKVVFTTASTLWKLDDPSGEDILLAVAEGERSGNYNFWKGSTHQANRTLHSPVALMKIAAQQSITILVPPVGIGMGAYNYLRGSGGVSPQITAINQIGKERTNPAKIALIEATKTKDPVARLSAAEILSNYPGDDVTDALRQLMTDDKENVRFSASAAFIRQTTTPGATSPTKRKK; this is encoded by the coding sequence ATGCCTAGGTTCTATATTCCTGCCCTACTTGCATTCACGCTACTATCTGCCACACAGCCGCTCTACGCCCAATCATCCTCCGCAGACGGCACGGTTGTAGGAGCGACCAATGAAACCCGGCCGCAGATGTTGCGCGACGCTGCGTGGACGCGCCTGGAAGACGGCGTGACTGGCACAAAGAACACTGACACACGTATCGCTGCGATCTCTGCGCTCTCCTTGCTGGGTGGTCAACAACGAGCGGAGAAACTGGTCGGCAATTGCCTGCACGATCCCGACATTGACGTTCGCCTCGCGGCAATTGTTGCGGCCGGAGAACTGATGAAGAACGGCAGCGCAAATGTATTTTCCAACGAGTTGCGGTCGGAATTGGACGACCAAGATCCCAAGGTTGTCTTCACAACAGCCAGCACACTCTGGAAACTGGATGATCCTTCAGGGGAAGACATCCTGCTCGCGGTGGCCGAGGGCGAGCGCTCTGGCAACTACAACTTCTGGAAAGGCAGCACGCATCAGGCGAACAGGACGCTGCATAGCCCAGTGGCGTTGATGAAGATTGCCGCACAACAAAGCATCACCATCCTGGTGCCGCCAGTTGGTATCGGCATGGGAGCCTATAACTACCTCAGGGGTTCTGGTGGCGTTTCGCCCCAGATCACTGCCATCAACCAGATCGGTAAAGAACGCACGAATCCGGCCAAGATTGCGTTGATTGAAGCCACCAAGACCAAAGATCCGGTGGCACGTCTGAGCGCCGCAGAAATCCTCAGTAACTATCCTGGCGATGATGTCACCGACGCATTGCGGCAGTTGATGACCGATGACAAGGAGAATGTGCGCTTCTCCGCAAGTGCTGCTTTCATCCGTCAGACCACGACGCCCGGCGCAACATCACCGACAAAGCGCAAGAAATAA
- a CDS encoding acyltransferase family protein: MSDLSVSNSTAEIVAPSIGPQETKQKIYSIQHLRWFAATLVVMRHTLGHFPDEVISRNYLTRSGEFGVDIFFVISGFILWYISAQSRPRPFPFLLNRITRIYPPYWFFTLAMVATAIVLPKAFRFAYVKPLFVAKSLLLFPAWHPILHNINPVLPIGWTLQYEVFFYLLFAVLLLLPPSKRLLGNLSALIVLVVLGRLVHFNSPPLHVYTDLPLLEFGAGMVIGALYEKRRLVPPFVGIGMAIVALVWMYPMTRFVDSVYRPLAWGPQAALLVYGILSAEYGTRVTWNLRLLELLGDASYSLYLCHLFALGALRMVWKPFPEFGTTACVLYVLTGILLATVMGLLSHIYLEKPMVKVMRRFVERFLAKKKSTTAFPVESRA; the protein is encoded by the coding sequence TTGTCAGACCTATCGGTTTCAAACAGTACCGCGGAGATTGTGGCTCCTTCCATCGGCCCACAAGAAACCAAACAGAAAATCTATTCGATCCAACACCTGCGCTGGTTTGCGGCAACGCTGGTGGTGATGCGCCACACACTTGGTCATTTTCCTGATGAGGTCATCTCGCGTAACTACCTCACGCGATCCGGCGAGTTCGGTGTCGACATCTTCTTTGTTATCTCCGGCTTCATCCTCTGGTACATCTCAGCGCAGTCGCGTCCGCGTCCATTCCCGTTTCTCCTGAACCGCATCACGCGTATCTATCCTCCGTACTGGTTCTTCACGTTGGCCATGGTTGCCACGGCGATCGTTTTGCCGAAGGCGTTTCGCTTTGCGTATGTGAAACCACTGTTCGTTGCGAAGTCATTGCTCCTGTTTCCTGCGTGGCATCCGATCTTGCACAACATCAACCCGGTACTGCCGATTGGCTGGACGCTTCAGTACGAAGTGTTCTTCTATCTTCTGTTCGCGGTTCTATTGCTACTGCCACCTTCCAAGCGCCTGCTGGGAAATCTGTCCGCCCTGATTGTTCTGGTGGTGCTCGGGAGATTGGTTCACTTCAACAGCCCTCCACTGCACGTGTATACCGATCTTCCCCTGCTGGAGTTTGGCGCGGGCATGGTGATTGGCGCGCTCTACGAGAAACGTCGCCTGGTCCCGCCCTTCGTGGGAATCGGAATGGCCATCGTCGCTCTCGTCTGGATGTATCCGATGACGAGGTTCGTGGACAGCGTCTATCGACCACTCGCATGGGGACCCCAAGCCGCTTTACTGGTCTACGGCATCCTGAGCGCTGAGTACGGTACGCGCGTTACCTGGAACCTTCGTTTGCTGGAGTTGTTGGGAGACGCATCTTATTCCCTCTACCTGTGCCATCTCTTTGCGCTTGGAGCGTTGCGGATGGTCTGGAAGCCGTTTCCAGAATTCGGCACAACGGCGTGCGTGCTCTATGTTTTGACAGGTATATTGCTAGCCACCGTCATGGGTTTGCTAAGCCATATCTATCTGGAAAAGCCCATGGTGAAGGTGATGCGTCGCTTCGTGGAGCGCTTCCTCGCGAAGAAGAAATCCACGACTGCTTTTCCTGTTGAATCGCGCGCTTAA
- a CDS encoding YifB family Mg chelatase-like AAA ATPase, with product MLFKSRSAAVYGIDAHPIDVEVDFSGVMSMKDATFSTVGLPDAAVRESRDRVRAAIKNSGFDLPPTRITINLAPADLKKEGSGFDLPIAIGILGAYGSLQIKDLSDFLLVGELGLEGNLRAVPGVLPMAVMARELGIRNVILPEANAREAAVVEGVDVYPVRTLAEVRELLNSFAFGGQHAHPLKIQPGEVLNELQHFPLDFKDVRGQHTAKRAMEVAAAGGHNLLMIGPPGSGKTMLAKRLPSILAPLIFNEALETTKIHSVAGVLEPNEGLVAHRPFRSPHHTISDAGLIGGGMVPRPGEVSLAHNGLLFLDELPEFPRNVLEVLRQPLEDGTVTISRAAMSLSFPARFMLLAAMNPCPCGFFNDKSRDCTCTPPMIQRYVSKVSGPWLDRIDIHIEVAAVQYKELRQGSEGETSAQIRDRVLAARERQAARFGKVGDQQTTKRHRPVYSNAQMSSQQIRVFCELSSDAERLLERAMQQQGLSARAHDRILKTARTIADLEGAQDIVVKHIAEAIQYRTLDRSYWA from the coding sequence ATGTTGTTCAAATCGCGTAGCGCAGCCGTGTATGGCATTGATGCTCATCCCATTGATGTAGAAGTCGACTTTTCCGGTGTGATGAGCATGAAGGACGCTACCTTCAGCACGGTCGGGTTGCCGGACGCTGCCGTGCGTGAGAGCCGCGACCGAGTCCGCGCCGCGATCAAGAATTCCGGATTCGATCTTCCACCCACTCGCATCACGATCAATCTCGCGCCAGCTGATCTGAAGAAGGAAGGCTCGGGGTTCGACCTTCCGATCGCAATCGGCATTCTCGGTGCGTATGGTTCTTTGCAGATCAAGGATCTGTCGGACTTCCTGTTGGTTGGCGAGTTAGGCCTGGAAGGAAATCTCCGCGCGGTCCCGGGTGTTCTTCCGATGGCAGTCATGGCCCGGGAACTTGGTATCCGCAATGTGATTCTCCCGGAAGCAAACGCGCGTGAAGCCGCTGTGGTGGAAGGCGTGGATGTATATCCGGTCCGCACCTTGGCAGAGGTTCGCGAACTACTCAATAGTTTTGCGTTCGGCGGCCAGCATGCTCACCCGCTGAAAATTCAGCCCGGTGAAGTGTTGAATGAACTGCAGCATTTCCCCTTGGACTTTAAGGATGTTCGTGGTCAACACACGGCGAAGCGAGCCATGGAGGTGGCCGCGGCTGGCGGGCACAATCTGCTGATGATCGGACCGCCGGGCAGCGGCAAAACGATGCTGGCCAAGCGTCTGCCATCGATCCTTGCGCCACTCATCTTCAACGAGGCTCTGGAGACTACGAAGATTCATTCGGTCGCGGGAGTGCTTGAACCCAATGAGGGATTGGTGGCACATCGGCCCTTCCGTTCACCGCACCACACCATCAGCGACGCAGGCTTGATCGGCGGCGGCATGGTGCCTCGTCCCGGTGAAGTTTCGCTTGCTCACAATGGCTTGCTCTTCCTGGATGAACTGCCGGAATTCCCGCGCAATGTTCTGGAAGTGCTCCGTCAGCCGTTGGAAGACGGAACGGTGACCATCTCTCGCGCGGCAATGAGTCTGAGCTTCCCGGCACGGTTCATGTTGCTGGCAGCAATGAACCCGTGCCCATGTGGCTTCTTCAACGACAAGAGTCGTGATTGCACCTGTACGCCGCCCATGATTCAGCGCTACGTCAGTAAGGTCAGCGGACCGTGGCTGGACCGCATTGATATCCATATTGAGGTGGCCGCCGTGCAATATAAGGAACTCCGGCAGGGAAGTGAGGGGGAGACCTCCGCGCAGATTCGCGACCGCGTTCTGGCTGCCCGGGAACGCCAGGCGGCACGCTTTGGAAAGGTCGGGGACCAGCAGACCACCAAACGGCACCGCCCGGTCTACAGCAACGCGCAGATGTCGAGTCAGCAGATCCGGGTCTTCTGTGAGCTGTCCAGCGATGCCGAACGGCTCCTGGAGAGAGCCATGCAGCAGCAGGGACTCAGCGCCCGTGCCCATGACCGCATTCTGAAGACGGCTCGGACAATTGCGGACCTGGAAGGGGCTCAAGACATCGTCGTGAAGCACATCGCCGAAGCGATCCAGTACCGGACACTGGATCGCAGCTATTGGGCATAA